In one Mesorhizobium australicum genomic region, the following are encoded:
- a CDS encoding BrnT family toxin has product MKRVEAIEFSEFDWDPTKYQKVLVTREIDFLQIAAALLGPHLSQRSDKQGEDRTLAICMIETQIVRVIYTSRGSVCRIITAMAARRNEREEYRQIFG; this is encoded by the coding sequence TGAAACGTGTAGAAGCGATCGAGTTCTCTGAATTCGATTGGGATCCGACCAAATACCAGAAGGTTCTGGTTACGCGAGAGATCGATTTCTTGCAGATCGCCGCGGCTTTGTTAGGGCCGCATTTGAGTCAACGTTCAGACAAACAAGGAGAAGACCGCACACTGGCCATTTGCATGATCGAGACCCAGATTGTCCGCGTGATCTACACGTCTCGCGGAAGTGTGTGTCGTATCATCACGGCCATGGCGGCAAGAAGGAATGAGCGAGAAGAATATCGTCAGATATTCGGCTGA